A window of Metabacillus sp. B2-18 contains these coding sequences:
- the speE gene encoding spermidine synthase: MSELWYTEKQTKNFGITLKVKQTLHTEQTDFQYLEMVETEEFGNMLFLDGMVMTSQKDEFVYHEMVAHVPLFTHPNPENVLVVGGGDGGVIREVLKHPQVKKATLVDIDGKVIEYSKKFLPEIAGKLDDPRVEVKVGDGFMHIAESENEYDVIMVDSTEPMGPAVNLFTKGFYAGISKALKEDGVFVAQTDNPWFTPELITNVQRDVKEIFPITRLYTANIPTYPSGLWTFTIGSKKYDPLEVSEERFHEIETKYYTKELHKACFVLPKFVSDLIK, encoded by the coding sequence ATGAGTGAATTATGGTACACAGAGAAACAAACGAAGAATTTTGGGATTACATTAAAAGTGAAGCAAACGTTACATACAGAGCAAACAGATTTTCAATATTTAGAAATGGTTGAAACAGAAGAGTTCGGCAACATGCTATTTCTTGATGGAATGGTTATGACGTCTCAAAAGGACGAATTCGTATACCACGAAATGGTTGCGCATGTTCCTTTATTTACACACCCAAACCCTGAGAACGTATTAGTTGTTGGTGGTGGAGACGGTGGCGTTATTCGCGAAGTTCTTAAGCACCCACAAGTGAAGAAAGCAACACTTGTTGATATTGATGGAAAAGTAATTGAGTACTCAAAAAAATTCCTTCCTGAAATTGCAGGAAAACTTGACGATCCACGTGTAGAGGTAAAAGTGGGCGACGGCTTCATGCATATTGCTGAAAGCGAAAATGAATATGACGTAATCATGGTTGATTCTACAGAACCAATGGGACCTGCCGTAAACTTATTTACAAAAGGCTTCTATGCTGGTATTTCAAAAGCACTTAAAGAGGATGGTGTTTTCGTTGCGCAAACGGACAACCCTTGGTTCACACCAGAATTAATTACAAATGTTCAACGTGACGTAAAAGAAATCTTCCCAATCACACGTCTATACACAGCGAACATCCCAACATATCCAAGTGGATTATGGACATTCACAATTGGTTCTAAAAAATACGATCCACTTGAAGTCAGTGAAGAGCGTTTTCACGAAATCGAAACAAAATACTACACGAAAGAACTTCACAAAGCGTGCTTTGTTTTACCGAAGTTTGTTAGCGACTTAATTAAATAA
- the speB gene encoding agmatinase, with amino-acid sequence MKFDEAYSGNVFIKSHPSYEESEAVIYGMPMDWTVSYRPGSRFGPSRIREVSIGLEEYSPYLDKELEEVKYFDAGDIPLPFGNPQKSIDMIEEYIDQLLADGKYPLGMGGEHLVSWPVMKAMYKKYPDLAIIHFDAHTDLRDDYEGEPLSHSTPIKKIADHIGPTNVYSFGIRSGMKEEFRWAKEVGMHISKFEVLEPLKKVLPTLAGRPVYLTIDIDVLDPAHAPGTGTVDAGGITSKELLASIHEIAHSDVRVVGSDLVEVAPIYDHSEQTANTASKIIREMILGLVQKKG; translated from the coding sequence ATGAAATTTGATGAAGCCTATTCAGGTAATGTTTTTATTAAAAGTCATCCAAGCTATGAAGAAAGTGAAGCTGTAATTTACGGGATGCCAATGGACTGGACAGTAAGCTACCGCCCAGGTTCACGCTTTGGCCCGTCTCGTATTCGTGAAGTATCAATCGGACTTGAAGAATACAGCCCATATTTAGATAAAGAGCTTGAAGAAGTAAAATACTTCGATGCTGGTGACATCCCACTGCCTTTCGGAAACCCGCAAAAAAGCATTGATATGATTGAGGAATATATCGATCAGTTACTTGCAGACGGAAAATACCCACTAGGCATGGGTGGAGAGCATCTAGTTTCTTGGCCTGTGATGAAAGCTATGTACAAAAAGTACCCAGATCTTGCGATTATTCACTTTGATGCCCATACAGATCTTCGTGATGATTATGAAGGTGAGCCTTTATCACATTCAACACCAATCAAAAAAATTGCAGATCACATCGGACCAACAAATGTTTACTCGTTCGGAATTCGCTCTGGTATGAAAGAAGAGTTCCGTTGGGCAAAAGAAGTGGGCATGCACATCTCGAAGTTTGAAGTACTTGAGCCATTAAAAAAAGTTTTACCAACCCTTGCAGGTCGTCCGGTTTACTTAACAATTGACATTGATGTCCTTGACCCTGCACATGCACCGGGGACAGGTACCGTGGACGCTGGTGGTATCACATCAAAAGAACTTTTAGCATCTATTCATGAAATTGCTCATTCAGATGTACGTGTTGTTGGTTCAGATTTAGTTGAGGTTGCGCCAATTTATGATCATTCTGAGCAAACAGCAAACACAGCGAGTAAAATTATTAGAGAAATGATTCTTGGTCTAGTGCAGAAAAAAGGGTAA
- a CDS encoding transglycosylase domain-containing protein has protein sequence MDVITPKRIKITLKTLRAITFISLLLLVFLSTVILSIVLYAKWQGPPSLSVPQSTIIYANDGSKIGELHNGQKRYWVNLDDISQHVINATISIEDQSFYEHNGFDYKRIAGAALADLKAMAKVQGASTITQQYARNLFLKHEKTWQRKANEALYTIRLEQNYSKDNILEGYLNTIYYGHGVYGIQAASNYYFGKNASELTLPEAALLAGIPKGPNLYSPYVNREKAEERQHVILHTMQNEGYLTEKQLQEAVSTELVYKTKTEKVEKGFAGYFQDAAMSELSDKLDLDVQAVQTQGLKIYTTLDVNMQEKAEEIVAETISKESDIQTGMVAIDPKTGYVKALIGGRNYEESPFNRAIQAKRQPGSTIKPLLYYSAIMKGFTPATEMKSEPTSFSYDDGKATYKPSNYNDYYANDFITMLQAIALSDNVFAVKTHMFIGMEELIKTGELMGLSTKIKENPSAALGTSPVRLLDIVNAYGILGNGGKKIEPTFITKIEDAQGEVIYKADREKEQVLNEQAAFVTTHMMKGMFDTSINDYTSVTGHSIADSLTRDYAGKSGTTSTDSWMIGMAPQLVTGVWTGYDKGKTIDLVQERSYAKTIWSTFMEEALDKQSVKAFRPPDGVVGVYINPASGKLATKDCPVRRLTYFIAGTEPTQYCEEHIDELNGLDKEQKPEEQKKEGWFDKYFKWWD, from the coding sequence ATGGATGTGATTACACCGAAACGAATTAAAATCACATTAAAGACATTACGTGCCATAACATTTATTAGTTTGTTATTACTTGTCTTTTTGTCGACAGTTATATTAAGTATTGTTTTATACGCAAAATGGCAAGGACCTCCTTCTTTATCCGTTCCACAATCAACGATTATTTATGCAAATGATGGATCAAAAATAGGAGAATTACATAATGGACAAAAACGATATTGGGTTAATCTTGACGATATATCTCAACATGTTATAAATGCGACCATTTCCATTGAGGACCAAAGCTTTTATGAACATAACGGATTTGACTATAAGCGGATAGCTGGTGCAGCTTTGGCTGATTTAAAAGCAATGGCAAAGGTCCAGGGAGCTAGTACTATTACACAGCAATATGCGCGAAATCTTTTTCTAAAGCATGAAAAAACATGGCAACGAAAAGCAAATGAAGCTCTCTATACCATTCGGTTGGAGCAGAATTATAGCAAAGATAATATCCTAGAGGGTTATTTAAATACGATTTATTATGGACATGGTGTTTATGGAATTCAGGCCGCGTCAAATTACTATTTTGGCAAAAACGCAAGTGAACTAACACTTCCTGAAGCTGCTTTACTTGCCGGTATTCCGAAAGGACCTAATTTATACTCTCCTTATGTGAACCGCGAGAAAGCCGAAGAAAGACAGCATGTTATTTTACATACGATGCAAAATGAAGGCTATCTTACTGAGAAGCAATTACAAGAGGCCGTTTCAACGGAACTCGTTTATAAAACAAAGACGGAAAAAGTTGAAAAAGGATTTGCAGGTTATTTTCAGGATGCGGCCATGAGTGAGCTGTCAGATAAACTAGATTTAGACGTTCAGGCTGTACAAACACAAGGCTTAAAGATTTATACAACACTAGATGTAAACATGCAGGAAAAAGCCGAGGAAATTGTTGCAGAAACCATATCCAAAGAATCTGACATCCAAACAGGGATGGTTGCAATTGATCCTAAAACAGGCTATGTTAAAGCATTAATCGGTGGCCGTAATTATGAAGAAAGTCCATTCAATCGTGCCATCCAAGCAAAAAGGCAGCCCGGCTCAACCATTAAGCCTTTGCTCTATTACTCAGCGATCATGAAAGGCTTCACTCCGGCAACAGAAATGAAAAGTGAGCCAACTTCTTTTTCCTATGATGATGGAAAAGCGACCTATAAACCGAGTAATTATAACGATTATTATGCCAATGACTTTATTACGATGCTCCAGGCAATCGCTCTTTCTGATAATGTTTTTGCGGTAAAAACTCATATGTTCATTGGCATGGAGGAACTAATCAAAACAGGTGAATTAATGGGACTTTCAACAAAAATCAAGGAAAATCCGTCTGCAGCACTAGGAACATCACCTGTTCGTCTCCTAGATATTGTAAATGCTTATGGAATTCTCGGTAACGGTGGCAAAAAAATAGAACCGACCTTTATTACAAAAATTGAGGATGCACAAGGTGAGGTCATTTACAAAGCAGATCGCGAGAAAGAACAAGTCCTTAATGAGCAAGCTGCTTTTGTTACGACTCATATGATGAAAGGAATGTTTGATACTTCTATTAATGATTACACATCTGTCACTGGACACAGCATCGCTGATTCCTTAACAAGAGATTATGCCGGAAAATCTGGTACAACCTCAACAGACAGCTGGATGATTGGAATGGCTCCACAACTCGTCACAGGTGTCTGGACAGGGTATGATAAAGGCAAAACAATCGACCTTGTCCAAGAACGTAGCTACGCAAAAACGATTTGGTCCACCTTTATGGAAGAAGCTCTCGACAAACAGTCTGTGAAAGCATTCCGTCCACCTGATGGAGTGGTTGGCGTGTATATTAATCCAGCTAGCGGTAAGCTCGCTACAAAGGACTGCCCCGTTCGCAGATTAACCTACTTTATTGCAGGCACTGAACCTACTCAATATTGTGAAGAACATATCGATGAGTTGAATGGTTTGGATAAAGAACAAAAGCCTGAGGAGCAGAAAAAAGAAGGCTGGTTTGATAAGTACTTTAAGTGGTGGGATTAG